A window of the Paenibacillus woosongensis genome harbors these coding sequences:
- a CDS encoding molybdopterin molybdotransferase MoeA, whose translation MVQGKINEDKFRRSAVSVEEAQAKVLAHVRPAESELVPILEAGHRVLASDVQAPHPFPHFRRSGMDGYAIHSLDTKGCHSGQPVQLEVIDEIPCGSLPSASVGRGTASRIMTGAKVPDEADAVIMLEMTEAIEQDGKRYILIKREVEPGKNITPAGFELAEGDLIMEKGRSIRPGEVSVLATFGIHQVPVARKPRVAVFSTGSELLAIDEPLQDGRIRNSNTYMLVHQIREAGGEPYMLEAIEDDLSVARQRVEEAFAEYDIVITTGGVSVGDYDIMAELVRERSLEMLFNKVTMRPGSVTTAAVKEGKLLFALSGNPGACFVGCELFVRPFIGAMLGVREPFLPKIQAVLGRTYAKVNNFTRFVRGSLAFEDGRLVAYPASLDESSVMITIKDSDVLIVIPPTNQGVQAGQLVDVLMLPGGSRG comes from the coding sequence TTGGTGCAAGGGAAGATAAATGAAGATAAATTTCGGCGCAGCGCCGTATCGGTTGAGGAGGCCCAAGCTAAGGTGCTGGCCCATGTCCGGCCGGCCGAAAGCGAGCTTGTTCCGATATTAGAGGCAGGTCATCGCGTTCTCGCCAGCGACGTACAAGCTCCGCATCCTTTTCCTCATTTCCGGCGATCAGGGATGGATGGTTATGCCATACATAGCTTGGATACGAAAGGATGCCATAGCGGCCAGCCCGTTCAATTGGAGGTCATTGACGAAATTCCCTGCGGCTCGCTACCTTCGGCAAGCGTTGGCCGGGGAACAGCCTCCAGAATTATGACCGGAGCGAAGGTGCCAGACGAAGCGGATGCCGTCATTATGCTTGAGATGACTGAAGCCATTGAACAGGACGGAAAAAGGTATATTCTCATCAAGCGAGAGGTCGAGCCGGGCAAAAACATTACACCGGCAGGTTTCGAGCTTGCCGAAGGCGATTTAATCATGGAGAAGGGACGTAGCATCAGGCCGGGTGAAGTATCGGTGTTGGCTACGTTCGGCATTCACCAGGTTCCTGTAGCGAGAAAGCCGCGAGTAGCTGTTTTCTCCACCGGTTCGGAGCTGCTTGCCATAGATGAGCCGCTACAGGACGGCAGAATCCGCAACAGCAACACATATATGCTAGTCCATCAAATTCGGGAGGCCGGGGGCGAGCCCTATATGCTTGAAGCGATTGAGGACGATCTCTCGGTGGCACGGCAGCGCGTAGAGGAGGCTTTTGCCGAATATGACATCGTCATTACGACCGGGGGCGTCTCTGTTGGCGACTATGATATCATGGCCGAACTTGTGCGGGAGCGGTCGCTGGAGATGCTGTTCAACAAGGTGACGATGCGTCCGGGGAGCGTCACTACCGCAGCCGTAAAAGAGGGGAAGCTGTTGTTTGCCCTCTCCGGGAATCCCGGAGCGTGCTTCGTCGGCTGTGAGCTGTTCGTCCGTCCGTTTATCGGGGCGATGCTGGGCGTTCGCGAGCCGTTTCTGCCAAAAATTCAAGCGGTGTTAGGCAGGACTTATGCAAAGGTGAACAATTTTACCCGGTTTGTCCGGGGCAGCCTGGCGTTCGAGGATGGACGGCTTGTTGCCTATCCGGCGTCGCTGGATGAATCGAGCGTCATGATCACGATTAAAGACAGTGATGTGCTCATCGTTATACCTCCTACAAATCAAGGAGTGCAGGCGGGACAACTCGTCGATGTGCTCATGCTGCCCGGAGGAAGCCGGGGCTGA
- the xerS gene encoding tyrosine recombinase XerS, translated as MNIQKAIDRKKLDERVVHMPWFVQQFIDYKLPDLSPSTLLEYIRDYEAFFNWLRAEGLSSAASNAEITLLDLETLRMDSIVGFRLHLTTRVEGKNSKITVSRKMSSLRSLFHYLSQIAEDEEFYPLLKRNIMAKVEIKRIHKPKDTAAKLKGKLLEEDELLEFIGYIREGYGADVQNNKQALYAHELNKERDACIASLILNSGLRVSEVVNLNIDDLDIANKIIYVFRKGNNDETFKTPVYFREQSKDELTEYLELRQTRYNTPKREKALFVALPNGQKEGKRMTKRAIQAMIIKYAKRFGKPYLTVHKLRHSFATDYYLQNDIYKTKEQLGHASTETTEVYAHLTDKTMSEAIERRASSDS; from the coding sequence ATGAATATTCAAAAAGCGATAGACCGGAAAAAGCTGGATGAAAGAGTTGTTCATATGCCCTGGTTCGTCCAGCAATTCATTGATTACAAGCTCCCGGATCTTTCCCCCTCGACCTTGCTGGAGTATATTCGCGACTATGAAGCGTTCTTTAACTGGCTCCGCGCCGAAGGCCTCTCTTCCGCAGCATCGAACGCCGAAATAACACTGCTCGATTTGGAGACGCTGCGGATGGACAGCATCGTAGGCTTCCGCCTTCATTTGACAACGCGAGTAGAAGGCAAGAACTCCAAAATTACCGTATCACGCAAAATGTCGTCCCTGCGCTCGCTCTTCCACTATTTAAGCCAAATCGCCGAGGACGAGGAGTTTTATCCCCTCCTAAAGCGCAATATCATGGCTAAAGTCGAGATTAAACGGATACATAAACCCAAGGATACGGCGGCCAAGCTGAAAGGAAAGCTGCTCGAAGAGGATGAACTGCTGGAATTCATCGGATATATCCGCGAAGGCTACGGAGCCGACGTGCAAAATAACAAGCAGGCGCTATATGCTCACGAGCTTAATAAAGAACGGGACGCCTGCATCGCCAGCCTGATCCTCAACTCCGGCCTGCGCGTCTCCGAGGTCGTCAATTTGAATATCGACGATCTCGATATAGCCAATAAAATCATTTATGTATTTCGAAAAGGGAACAATGACGAAACCTTCAAAACGCCGGTATACTTCCGCGAGCAATCCAAGGACGAGCTGACCGAATATTTGGAGCTGCGCCAAACGCGCTACAATACGCCCAAACGGGAAAAGGCGCTGTTCGTCGCCCTTCCGAATGGCCAGAAGGAAGGCAAACGGATGACAAAGCGGGCGATCCAGGCTATGATTATCAAATACGCAAAACGATTCGGCAAACCTTATTTAACAGTTCACAAGCTGCGCCACTCGTTCGCAACCGATTACTACTTGCAAAATGATATTTACAAAACCAAGGAGCAGCTTGGGCATGCCTCAACTGAGACAACGGAAGTATATGCCCACCTGACCGACAAAACGATGTCCGAAGCCATCGAACGGCGGGCAAGCTCCGACTCCTAA
- a CDS encoding polysaccharide deacetylase family protein yields the protein MALIMSALVGISHINFKSVKTNSASVVIPKLAGGNEKTQLPDQIPAEAEPDFESTQPSKNNHEPQNSKNSPAGANDPSKPPKAAQPKVAYLTFDDGPSKYTDDIVAILNEHGIHATFFVIGNQIKGYESSIKAASEQGNYIGLHSMTHNKKILYNSGSSANFLREFKKVQGMVENITGTAPWLIRAPYGSKPQIGKEFRNDIVKAGFKMWDWTIDSKDWKYTGKPDKIMQEVKRQAHRDVEVILMHEKEQTVETLPQIIQYLTDKGYAFAVYKPEQHFSVNFAGDSRL from the coding sequence GTGGCTTTAATTATGTCCGCACTCGTAGGGATATCGCACATCAATTTCAAATCTGTTAAAACGAACAGCGCTTCAGTTGTTATCCCTAAATTAGCCGGAGGCAACGAGAAAACCCAGCTTCCAGACCAAATTCCCGCGGAAGCCGAGCCTGATTTTGAATCCACGCAGCCCTCGAAGAATAACCATGAACCGCAGAACAGCAAAAATTCACCAGCCGGCGCTAATGATCCGTCCAAACCACCCAAAGCTGCCCAACCTAAAGTGGCTTACCTGACCTTTGATGACGGTCCAAGCAAGTATACTGACGATATTGTAGCCATACTGAACGAACATGGCATTCATGCTACATTTTTTGTCATCGGCAACCAGATTAAAGGTTATGAGAGTTCCATTAAAGCCGCATCTGAACAGGGTAATTACATCGGTTTACATAGCATGACCCATAATAAAAAGATATTGTACAACAGCGGCAGCTCCGCTAATTTCCTGAGGGAATTTAAGAAGGTACAGGGAATGGTTGAGAATATAACTGGAACTGCTCCTTGGCTCATACGCGCGCCCTACGGCAGCAAACCGCAGATTGGCAAGGAGTTCCGCAACGATATCGTGAAGGCAGGTTTTAAAATGTGGGATTGGACGATAGACTCCAAGGATTGGAAATACACGGGGAAGCCGGATAAAATCATGCAAGAAGTCAAACGCCAGGCGCATCGGGACGTAGAGGTTATTTTGATGCATGAGAAAGAGCAGACGGTCGAAACCTTGCCGCAAATCATTCAATATTTAACGGATAAGGGTTATGCTTTTGCCGTTTATAAGCCGGAGCAGCATTTCTCCGTCAATTTTGCTGGGGATTCCCGCTTGTAA
- a CDS encoding amino acid ABC transporter permease translates to MNFFTEFATMFWEYRSYFLTGLQYTLWLAALGVLFGFILGLFVALIRMSPWGIVRFIGHAWVEFLRGTPMLVQLMIIHYGLSYMFDINFDPIESGAITLSINSSAYLAEIFRAGIQGVDRGQSEAARSLGMTQGQTMRFIIIPQAIKNVLPAIGNEFVVIVKESSIVSFIGVTEMMFQAGAVQGITYNGMMPFLIVAVMYFIVTFTLSRILGRFERRLQASDNR, encoded by the coding sequence ATGAACTTTTTTACTGAATTTGCAACGATGTTTTGGGAATACCGCAGTTATTTTCTAACCGGACTGCAGTACACGTTATGGCTTGCTGCGTTAGGCGTATTATTCGGGTTCATTCTCGGATTGTTTGTCGCTTTGATCCGGATGTCGCCATGGGGAATCGTACGCTTTATCGGACATGCCTGGGTTGAGTTTCTGCGCGGAACGCCGATGCTAGTACAGCTGATGATCATTCACTACGGCTTGTCTTACATGTTCGATATCAATTTTGATCCGATTGAATCGGGGGCGATTACGCTGTCCATTAACAGCTCGGCTTATTTAGCGGAAATATTCCGCGCGGGCATTCAGGGCGTAGACCGCGGTCAAAGCGAAGCGGCGCGTTCGCTCGGAATGACGCAGGGTCAAACGATGCGTTTCATTATTATTCCGCAGGCGATCAAAAACGTGCTGCCGGCGATTGGCAACGAGTTCGTTGTCATCGTCAAGGAATCGTCGATCGTTTCCTTTATCGGGGTGACCGAAATGATGTTCCAGGCGGGCGCCGTTCAAGGGATTACGTATAACGGCATGATGCCGTTCCTGATCGTTGCCGTGATGTATTTTATCGTCACTTTTACACTTTCCCGCATTTTGGGCCGTTTCGAAAGGAGGCTGCAGGCTAGTGATAACCGTTAA
- a CDS encoding amino acid ABC transporter ATP-binding protein — MITVKNLHKKFGQLHILKGIDLEINRGEVVVVIGPSGSGKSTFLRCLNRLEEPSSGEIHFEGELITGKNHNINKTREKMGMVFQHFNLFPHKTVLENIMMAPLQVKKQAKQDAEAFALQLLRKVGLEDKSGAYPSQLSGGQKQRIAIARALAMEPHVMLFDEPTSALDPEMVGEVLEVMKELATGGMTMVIVTHEMGFAREVGDRILFMDQGVIIEQGSPQQVFGSPQNQRTQDFLSKVL, encoded by the coding sequence GTGATAACCGTTAAGAATTTGCATAAAAAATTCGGCCAGCTGCATATTTTAAAAGGCATTGACCTGGAAATCAACCGCGGCGAGGTCGTCGTCGTTATCGGGCCGAGCGGATCGGGAAAAAGCACCTTCCTGCGCTGTCTGAACCGGCTTGAGGAGCCGTCCAGTGGCGAAATTCATTTCGAAGGAGAGCTTATTACCGGCAAGAATCATAATATCAACAAAACCCGTGAGAAGATGGGTATGGTATTTCAGCATTTTAACCTTTTTCCTCACAAAACGGTGCTTGAGAATATTATGATGGCTCCGCTTCAGGTGAAAAAACAGGCGAAGCAGGACGCAGAGGCCTTCGCGCTTCAGCTGTTGCGCAAAGTGGGTCTGGAGGACAAGAGCGGGGCTTACCCTTCCCAGCTGTCAGGAGGACAGAAGCAGCGCATCGCCATCGCTCGCGCCCTGGCGATGGAGCCGCATGTGATGCTGTTTGACGAGCCGACGTCCGCACTCGATCCCGAGATGGTGGGCGAGGTTCTGGAAGTCATGAAGGAGCTGGCGACAGGCGGGATGACGATGGTGATCGTCACGCATGAAATGGGCTTCGCCCGCGAGGTCGGCGACCGCATCTTGTTTATGGATCAAGGCGTTATTATCGAGCAGGGCAGCCCGCAGCAGGTGTTCGGTTCGCCGCAGAATCAGCGGACGCAGGATTTCTTAAGTAAAGTATTGTAA
- a CDS encoding dihydroorotate dehydrogenase electron transfer subunit encodes MAVVMVNVEVAPNIFRLKAAGSYTGRMGQFYMVRAWDKYPLLSRPLSIFNRDGGGIEFLYQLAGEGTKLLSALRPGDELQLEGPFGNGFPEVPAEEKVALVGGGIGAAPLFYALGEYSAADVYLGFSREAYLVQQFEAATTGNVIVDVGGIVLKQVDFNAYDTIIACGPEPMLQAVQRRKQESASAAKVYVSLENRMACGIGACLVCSVKCRDQRRKACADGPVFLAEEVVFE; translated from the coding sequence ATGGCGGTTGTCATGGTAAATGTAGAAGTAGCCCCGAACATTTTCAGATTAAAGGCTGCAGGATCATACACGGGACGGATGGGCCAATTCTATATGGTTCGGGCATGGGATAAGTATCCTCTGCTCTCCAGGCCGCTCAGCATCTTTAACCGGGACGGGGGAGGCATTGAGTTTCTTTATCAGCTAGCGGGGGAAGGGACAAAGCTTCTCAGCGCTTTGCGGCCCGGAGATGAGCTCCAATTGGAGGGCCCGTTTGGAAATGGGTTCCCGGAAGTGCCGGCTGAAGAAAAAGTCGCTCTGGTCGGGGGCGGGATCGGCGCAGCTCCGTTGTTCTATGCGCTTGGCGAGTATTCTGCTGCGGACGTGTATTTGGGATTTAGCCGGGAGGCTTACTTGGTGCAGCAATTCGAAGCGGCGACGACCGGCAACGTGATAGTGGATGTGGGCGGCATTGTGCTGAAACAGGTTGATTTTAACGCTTACGATACCATTATTGCTTGCGGGCCGGAGCCGATGCTTCAAGCTGTGCAGCGCCGGAAGCAGGAATCCGCCAGTGCGGCCAAGGTGTACGTATCGCTGGAAAATCGCATGGCCTGCGGCATTGGGGCTTGTCTCGTGTGCAGTGTAAAATGCCGGGATCAACGGCGTAAGGCCTGCGCGGACGGACCGGTATTTTTGGCGGAGGAGGTAGTGTTCGAATGA
- a CDS encoding L-lactate dehydrogenase, whose translation MKLGEYIFVICLEGDEKLTTQLRSSRVVIIGTGAVGATTAYTLLLRERVSELVLIDANKDRALGEALDMNHGLPFTGGVKLWAGDYSDCKDADIIIIAAGASQAPGETRIDLLKRNAGIFDSIIKNIVKYNNHGIILVATNPVDILSYVSLKKSGFPSNRVIGSGTLLDSARFRYLIGQNKKINPRSIHAHIIGEHGDTEVPLWSLANVAGIDLEFTEEERTNIFNSTKNAAYEIINAKGATFYAIALALDRIVTSILQDEGSVLNVSTLLSNYNGVSDVYLGVPSIVDRTGVREVLDLKLSGEELEKFQHSANKLKSEIEKLEL comes from the coding sequence ATGAAATTAGGTGAATACATATTCGTCATATGTTTAGAAGGAGATGAAAAATTGACAACACAATTGCGATCTAGCCGAGTTGTTATTATTGGAACAGGTGCTGTAGGAGCGACCACGGCTTATACATTGCTCCTTCGCGAAAGGGTATCCGAGCTGGTGCTTATCGACGCCAACAAAGACAGAGCCCTTGGAGAAGCCCTGGACATGAATCATGGCCTCCCCTTTACCGGCGGCGTCAAGCTGTGGGCGGGCGATTACAGCGATTGCAAAGACGCTGACATCATCATCATCGCGGCCGGAGCCTCTCAAGCGCCTGGCGAGACGCGGATTGACCTGCTTAAGCGCAATGCGGGAATTTTCGACAGCATTATCAAGAATATCGTAAAATACAATAATCACGGGATCATTCTCGTTGCAACCAATCCTGTGGACATTCTGTCATACGTATCCCTCAAGAAAAGCGGCTTCCCATCCAATCGCGTAATCGGTTCCGGTACGCTTCTGGACAGCGCACGCTTCCGTTATTTGATCGGCCAGAACAAGAAAATCAACCCGCGCAGCATTCATGCGCACATTATCGGCGAACACGGCGACACGGAGGTTCCGCTCTGGAGCCTGGCCAACGTCGCAGGCATCGATCTGGAATTCACCGAGGAAGAACGCACCAACATTTTTAACAGCACCAAAAATGCAGCCTATGAAATCATCAATGCCAAAGGTGCTACCTTCTATGCTATCGCGCTTGCACTGGATCGGATCGTCACTTCCATTCTTCAGGACGAAGGCTCCGTGCTCAATGTCTCTACCCTGTTGAGCAACTATAACGGGGTGTCCGACGTATATCTTGGGGTGCCAAGCATCGTTGACCGCACAGGGGTGCGTGAAGTGCTTGACTTGAAGCTCAGCGGAGAGGAGCTGGAGAAATTCCAGCATTCCGCGAATAAGCTAAAATCCGAAATCGAAAAATTGGAGTTATAA
- a CDS encoding dihydroorotate dehydrogenase, with protein MIDLSCSIAGVHFKNPVVMASGTFGFGREYGSLYDINRLGGISGKGLTLHPKEGNHGIRVFETPSGMLNSVGLENPGVASFLREECEYWAGLKLARIANLGGNTLEEYVEGARLIEEDALRRRVSGNQAVDMIELNISCPNVRAGGMAYGIKTAVAREVVREIRQATTLPLMVKLSPNAEDIVQMAVMCEEEGADAVSLVNTFSAMKIDIYKRRSVFDNLYAGLSGPAIKPIALRMVHQVSKAVTLPVAGMGGIQSAEDIVEYIMAGAAVVQVGTHNFVHLRAGEQLVDGLQAFMEREGISSLDEIRGVV; from the coding sequence ATGATTGATTTGTCGTGCAGCATCGCGGGCGTACATTTTAAAAATCCGGTCGTTATGGCTTCAGGAACTTTCGGCTTCGGCCGGGAATACGGCTCTTTGTACGATATTAACCGGTTGGGCGGCATCTCCGGTAAAGGATTGACCCTGCATCCAAAGGAAGGCAACCACGGAATTCGCGTATTCGAGACGCCTTCCGGCATGCTGAACAGTGTTGGCTTGGAGAATCCGGGCGTAGCGTCATTTTTGCGTGAGGAATGTGAGTACTGGGCAGGCTTGAAGCTGGCGAGAATCGCTAATCTGGGCGGCAATACGCTGGAGGAATATGTGGAAGGAGCGCGGCTGATCGAGGAGGATGCTCTCCGCCGCAGGGTGTCCGGAAACCAGGCCGTTGATATGATCGAGCTTAATATATCCTGTCCGAACGTCAGAGCAGGCGGTATGGCCTACGGTATTAAGACGGCGGTTGCCCGCGAGGTCGTCAGGGAAATCCGCCAGGCGACGACGCTGCCATTAATGGTCAAGCTGTCTCCGAATGCCGAGGATATCGTGCAAATGGCGGTGATGTGCGAGGAGGAAGGAGCGGATGCTGTCTCTCTGGTTAATACCTTTTCTGCCATGAAGATTGATATCTATAAGCGGCGCAGTGTGTTTGACAATCTGTACGCCGGTCTATCGGGTCCGGCAATTAAGCCGATCGCATTGCGTATGGTGCATCAGGTGAGCAAAGCGGTCACCCTTCCGGTAGCCGGGATGGGCGGCATACAAAGCGCTGAGGATATTGTGGAGTATATTATGGCAGGTGCAGCGGTCGTTCAGGTAGGGACTCACAATTTCGTCCATTTGCGGGCAGGGGAGCAGCTGGTTGACGGGCTGCAAGCTTTTATGGAGCGAGAAGGGATCTCGTCATTGGATGAGATTCGAGGGGTTGTTTAA
- a CDS encoding polysaccharide deacetylase family protein, with amino-acid sequence MSKLFKAPGAWLLCLALVTGMAPAPAESVLNPEPTSSEQAVNAEAKPMTLGELRRKYSETFKFSGPEVKQIALTFDDVPDPRFTPKVLDILKKHGVKATFFVVGSRAKKHPELLRRIHHEGHIIGNHSYSHPLFKKQSVQEFKSEIERTEKVIERIIGYKPRLIRPPYGEINEEQLKWAKRQGYKIINWNVDSLDWKALSKEKVKHNVLSAVGPGSIVLQHAGGGTGSNLTGTIEALPDIIKVLRNRGYRFVTIPELLSYKKAL; translated from the coding sequence ATGTCCAAACTCTTCAAGGCGCCGGGCGCATGGCTGTTATGCCTGGCGCTAGTTACGGGAATGGCCCCCGCGCCTGCCGAATCCGTGTTAAACCCGGAACCCACCTCCTCCGAACAAGCCGTAAATGCCGAAGCTAAGCCAATGACGCTGGGAGAGCTCCGGCGGAAATACTCGGAAACGTTCAAGTTCAGCGGTCCTGAGGTCAAGCAAATTGCCCTGACCTTCGATGATGTTCCCGATCCGCGCTTCACCCCTAAAGTGTTGGATATACTGAAGAAACACGGCGTCAAAGCCACTTTCTTCGTCGTAGGCAGCCGGGCGAAGAAGCATCCGGAGCTGCTGCGGAGAATTCACCATGAAGGGCATATCATCGGCAACCATTCTTACAGCCACCCTTTGTTTAAGAAACAATCCGTCCAGGAATTCAAAAGCGAAATTGAGCGAACCGAGAAAGTGATCGAACGGATTATCGGTTACAAACCTCGCCTCATTCGTCCCCCCTACGGAGAAATTAACGAGGAGCAGCTCAAATGGGCCAAGCGGCAAGGCTACAAAATCATTAACTGGAACGTCGATTCCCTCGATTGGAAAGCGCTAAGCAAAGAGAAGGTCAAGCATAACGTGCTCAGCGCCGTCGGTCCGGGATCCATCGTGCTGCAGCATGCCGGGGGCGGTACGGGTTCCAATTTGACGGGAACTATCGAGGCTCTGCCGGATATTATTAAGGTGCTGCGGAATCGTGGCTATCGCTTCGTAACGATTCCCGAGCTGCTATCTTATAAGAAAGCACTATAA
- the mobB gene encoding molybdopterin-guanine dinucleotide biosynthesis protein B, producing the protein MPVIQIVGYKNSGKTTLIGKLLEIFNAMKLRVAVIKHDIHGFEADRESTDTFRHRRAGAVATAITSPWRTAIIEERETMLSGLIKHFEGYDLTIVEGFKQEDYPKIVLIRSREDLPLLEELTEIRAAVFRQEAGDCLDNDGTGGVLAGSGLPCYHINDVEELAKLIIVSVLSLNH; encoded by the coding sequence ATGCCGGTTATCCAAATTGTCGGGTATAAAAACAGCGGCAAAACGACGTTGATCGGCAAGCTGCTGGAAATTTTCAATGCCATGAAATTGAGGGTCGCCGTCATTAAGCATGACATTCATGGATTTGAAGCGGACCGCGAGAGCACCGACACGTTTCGCCACCGCCGGGCTGGAGCGGTGGCGACGGCCATTACTTCTCCGTGGCGCACTGCGATCATAGAAGAACGGGAAACGATGCTCAGCGGCCTGATCAAACATTTCGAAGGCTATGATTTGACTATAGTAGAGGGTTTCAAACAGGAGGATTATCCCAAGATTGTGCTGATCCGCAGTCGGGAGGACCTTCCGCTGCTGGAGGAGTTGACGGAAATACGCGCCGCCGTATTCAGGCAGGAGGCAGGGGACTGCTTGGATAACGATGGTACTGGTGGCGTGTTGGCTGGCTCCGGTCTTCCGTGTTACCATATTAATGACGTTGAAGAATTGGCTAAGCTAATTATCGTATCGGTATTGTCATTGAATCATTGA
- a CDS encoding DUF3898 domain-containing protein, which yields MSIPEIVNEQVMEYVQTYVEEKWPDENEEERQLMEKELELWAVSEKRDIQAKWEPEQVVEAAERIVEIKPEIELKFRIGDTLVKGRLAEFGDQIHIAQLNGRYAVILEGDSFVFDKAFSPVELLQPEPFEVVAKRIAEKKADPNDDDVPF from the coding sequence ATGTCCATTCCTGAGATCGTTAATGAGCAGGTCATGGAGTATGTACAGACCTATGTTGAAGAGAAATGGCCGGACGAGAATGAAGAGGAACGCCAGCTGATGGAGAAAGAGCTGGAGCTGTGGGCTGTGAGCGAGAAAAGAGATATTCAGGCAAAATGGGAGCCTGAGCAGGTCGTGGAGGCTGCTGAGCGTATTGTGGAAATTAAACCGGAAATCGAGCTTAAATTCAGAATCGGGGATACGCTTGTCAAAGGACGCCTCGCCGAATTCGGCGACCAAATCCATATTGCCCAGCTGAACGGCCGTTACGCTGTAATATTAGAGGGAGATTCATTCGTGTTCGATAAAGCCTTTTCTCCAGTGGAACTGCTGCAGCCGGAGCCGTTTGAGGTCGTAGCGAAGCGGATTGCCGAGAAGAAGGCTGATCCGAACGATGACGATGTTCCGTTCTAA
- a CDS encoding 3D domain-containing protein translates to MFKQRKGLHKLGMGIKSAVIAAGLLGALQAVPAYADSVHTAKNGDTFYILAKQYGVNLDKLMKANPSIEATNIYEGLKITIPGQNMQALSASGSEAQPLSTLKVLTAERVVQAWGKSFNYKSTVKVKATAYSAAASENGKWGPVDYYGNPLKLGTIAVDPNVIPMGTKVLVTGHSHPDLPKNAFVATATDQGGAIKGNRIDIFIPASPQKVNDFGFQDVTLYVLN, encoded by the coding sequence ATGTTTAAACAACGTAAAGGTCTTCACAAATTGGGAATGGGGATTAAGTCAGCGGTGATTGCAGCCGGGTTGTTAGGAGCGCTGCAGGCCGTGCCAGCATATGCGGATTCAGTACATACGGCGAAGAATGGGGACACCTTCTATATTCTCGCCAAGCAGTACGGGGTCAATTTGGACAAGCTGATGAAAGCGAATCCGAGCATAGAAGCAACGAATATTTACGAAGGTTTAAAAATCACGATACCAGGACAAAACATGCAGGCGCTTTCCGCCTCTGGAAGCGAGGCTCAGCCGCTCTCTACGCTAAAAGTATTAACGGCGGAACGGGTCGTACAGGCCTGGGGCAAATCGTTTAACTACAAATCCACAGTAAAGGTCAAAGCGACAGCTTACTCTGCGGCTGCCAGCGAAAACGGGAAATGGGGCCCTGTCGACTATTATGGCAATCCTTTGAAGCTCGGAACGATCGCTGTTGATCCAAACGTCATTCCGATGGGCACCAAAGTGCTGGTCACCGGACACAGCCATCCTGATCTGCCGAAGAACGCCTTCGTCGCCACAGCGACTGATCAGGGCGGCGCGATCAAAGGGAACCGCATCGACATCTTCATTCCGGCGAGCCCGCAAAAGGTTAACGACTTTGGTTTTCAGGATGTCACGCTATATGTTTTGAATTAA